A genome region from Nocardioides cynanchi includes the following:
- a CDS encoding RsmB/NOP family class I SAM-dependent RNA methyltransferase produces the protein MSAPDPARRAAYDVLRAVRVADAYTNLALPVALGRRRVTGRDAAFATELASGTIRRRGTYDAILGECIDRPLDKVQVKVLDILRLGCHQLLSMRVPPHAAISTSVDLARAEVGDGAAGFVNAVLRKVSARDVAGWLNTLDADRTVRFSHPQWIVDLLTEAVGAAEIDALLAADNESPAVTLVARPGRSTRDELPGEPTRFSPYGVVSAGGDPGSVPAVAEGRAGVQDEGSQLVAVALAGAPLEGPDRRWLDLCAGPGGKAALLAALAAEREARLVAAEVQPHRADLVRRVLGVASAHPAPGVEAVTVADGTAPPWEPGSFDRVLVDAPCSGLGALRRRPEARWHKSPDDLAQLVGLQVALLTSAVSLARPGGVVVYATCSPVLAETAGVVTRVLDASRLDGRPEVTLEPMPLDIPDSVGPLPGTVQLWPHRHRTDAMFVALLRRT, from the coding sequence GTGAGCGCTCCCGACCCTGCCCGCCGGGCGGCCTACGACGTGCTGCGCGCCGTCCGCGTCGCGGACGCCTACACCAACCTCGCACTGCCGGTGGCCCTCGGCCGGCGGCGGGTGACCGGGCGGGACGCGGCCTTCGCCACCGAGCTGGCCAGTGGCACCATCCGCCGGCGTGGCACCTACGACGCGATCCTCGGCGAGTGCATCGACCGGCCGCTCGACAAGGTGCAGGTCAAGGTCCTCGACATCCTGCGGCTCGGCTGCCACCAGCTCCTGTCGATGCGGGTGCCGCCCCACGCGGCCATCAGCACCAGCGTCGACCTGGCCCGTGCCGAGGTCGGTGACGGGGCCGCGGGGTTCGTCAACGCGGTGCTCCGCAAGGTCTCGGCCCGCGACGTGGCGGGCTGGCTGAACACCCTCGACGCCGACCGGACCGTCCGCTTCTCGCATCCGCAGTGGATCGTCGACCTGCTCACCGAGGCGGTCGGGGCGGCCGAGATCGACGCCCTGCTCGCCGCCGACAACGAGTCACCCGCGGTGACCCTGGTCGCCCGCCCCGGACGCTCGACCCGCGACGAGCTGCCCGGCGAGCCGACCCGCTTCTCGCCGTACGGCGTGGTCTCGGCCGGCGGAGACCCGGGCAGCGTGCCTGCAGTCGCCGAGGGTCGGGCCGGAGTGCAGGACGAAGGCTCCCAGCTGGTGGCCGTCGCGCTGGCCGGGGCGCCGCTGGAGGGCCCCGACCGTCGGTGGCTCGACCTCTGCGCGGGGCCGGGCGGCAAGGCGGCGCTCCTGGCGGCCCTGGCCGCCGAGCGCGAGGCCCGGCTGGTCGCCGCCGAGGTCCAGCCGCACCGGGCCGACCTGGTCCGCCGGGTCCTGGGTGTCGCCTCCGCCCACCCGGCGCCCGGCGTCGAGGCGGTCACGGTGGCGGACGGCACCGCGCCGCCATGGGAGCCCGGCAGCTTCGACCGGGTCCTGGTCGACGCTCCCTGTTCCGGGCTCGGCGCGCTCCGCCGGCGCCCCGAGGCGCGCTGGCACAAGAGCCCCGACGACCTCGCCCAGCTCGTCGGGCTGCAGGTCGCGCTGCTCACCTCCGCCGTGTCGCTGGCGCGGCCCGGGGGAGTGGTGGTCTACGCCACCTGCTCCCCGGTGCTGGCGGAGACCGCCGGCGTGGTCACCCGGGTCCTCGACGCCTCGCGCCTCGACGGCCGCCCGGAGGTCACGCTGGAGCCCATGCCCCTCGACATCCCCGACAGCGTCGGCCCGCTGCCGGGCACCGTCCAGCTCTGGCCGCACCGGCACCGCACCGACGCGATGTTCGTCGCCCTGCTCCGGCGCACCTGA
- the ligD gene encoding non-homologous end-joining DNA ligase, which yields MASPFTEVEVDNRVVKVTNPDRVYFPDTGATKLDLVDYYLAVGPGIVNALFERPCMLHRFPTGLAGEKVHQKRLPSGAPDWVETVRLHFPRWNRTADELCVTELGAVIWAVQMSTVEFHPWNSRREDPEKPDEWRIDLDPGPLSDFAQVQRVAAVTHEILDELGAVGYPKTSGGKGLHIYVRIKPDHGHQEVRRAALAFAREVERRMPDDVTTLWWRKDRDPHHLFVDYNQNARDHTIAAAYSVRGVPDARVSTPVHWDEVDDCDPRDFTISTVPARYAELGDLHADIDEHVFDLEPLREWADRDEAEGRQTPEEES from the coding sequence ATGGCGAGCCCGTTCACCGAGGTCGAGGTCGACAACCGGGTGGTCAAGGTGACCAATCCCGATCGCGTCTATTTCCCCGACACGGGTGCGACCAAGCTCGATTTGGTCGACTACTACCTGGCCGTCGGCCCCGGCATCGTCAACGCGTTGTTCGAGCGACCGTGCATGCTGCACCGTTTCCCGACCGGTCTGGCCGGCGAGAAGGTCCACCAGAAGCGGCTGCCCTCCGGCGCTCCCGACTGGGTGGAGACGGTCCGGCTGCACTTCCCGCGCTGGAACCGCACCGCCGACGAGCTGTGCGTCACCGAGCTGGGGGCGGTGATCTGGGCGGTCCAGATGTCGACCGTCGAGTTCCACCCCTGGAACAGCCGACGCGAGGACCCCGAGAAGCCCGACGAGTGGCGGATCGACCTCGACCCCGGCCCGCTCAGCGACTTCGCCCAGGTGCAACGGGTGGCGGCGGTGACCCACGAGATCCTGGACGAGCTCGGTGCGGTCGGCTATCCCAAGACCAGCGGTGGCAAAGGCCTGCACATCTACGTCCGGATCAAGCCCGACCACGGCCACCAGGAGGTACGACGTGCGGCGCTGGCGTTCGCCCGTGAGGTCGAGCGCCGGATGCCCGACGACGTGACCACCCTCTGGTGGCGCAAGGACCGCGACCCCCATCACCTGTTCGTGGACTACAACCAGAACGCCCGCGACCACACCATCGCCGCGGCGTACTCCGTCCGCGGCGTCCCCGACGCCCGCGTCTCCACCCCGGTGCACTGGGACGAGGTGGACGACTGCGATCCTCGCGACTTCACGATCTCCACCGTCCCGGCCCGCTACGCCGAGCTCGGTGACCTGCACGCCGACATCGACGAGCACGTCTTCGACCTCGAGCCGCTCCGCGAGTGGGCGGACCGGGACGAGGCGGAGGGCCGGCAGACACCCGAGGAGGAGTCATGA
- a CDS encoding GTP pyrophosphokinase produces MSDPAPAAVAAFAADHEALVLAGAEAVELVTSVLDEAGINYLSVSGRTKSIASFAEKATRSVDGVRLYADPLREIGDQLGVRVITYVRDDVDAVADLLGDQVVVNDDRDLGRETASEGRFGYASRHLQIALDPARESQPAYAHLRGRNVQVQIRTVLQHAWAEFEHDIRYKGTVPAEHAHDFDRRFTLAAGLLELADQEFATIRDRLRGPVDGERGAQTEPDADPRLDARELAAFLAGQYADAGWSRSDHYTWVSGLLLELGITSLDELAVVLRAADEEAIRERMDYRYPPGAVRRLDDALLATYGEEYVGLHGNAHRSAALRARLDKLSETSP; encoded by the coding sequence ATGAGCGACCCGGCACCGGCCGCGGTCGCGGCCTTCGCCGCCGACCACGAGGCCCTCGTGCTCGCCGGCGCCGAGGCCGTCGAGCTGGTCACCAGCGTGCTCGACGAGGCCGGCATCAACTACCTGAGCGTCTCGGGGCGGACCAAGAGCATCGCGTCCTTCGCGGAGAAGGCGACCCGCAGCGTCGACGGGGTGCGGCTGTACGCCGACCCGTTGCGCGAGATCGGCGACCAGCTGGGCGTCCGGGTGATCACCTACGTCCGCGACGACGTGGACGCCGTGGCCGACCTGCTCGGTGACCAGGTGGTCGTCAACGACGACCGTGACCTCGGCCGCGAGACCGCCAGCGAGGGTCGCTTCGGCTACGCCAGCAGGCACCTCCAGATCGCCCTCGACCCGGCGCGGGAGAGCCAGCCCGCCTACGCCCACCTCCGCGGGCGCAACGTCCAGGTCCAGATCCGCACGGTGCTCCAGCACGCCTGGGCGGAGTTCGAGCACGACATCCGCTACAAGGGCACGGTGCCGGCCGAGCACGCCCACGACTTCGACCGCCGCTTCACCCTGGCCGCCGGGCTGCTCGAGCTGGCCGACCAGGAGTTCGCCACGATCCGCGACCGCCTCCGGGGACCCGTGGACGGCGAGCGCGGCGCCCAGACCGAGCCCGACGCCGACCCGCGGCTCGACGCCCGGGAGCTGGCGGCCTTCTTGGCCGGGCAGTACGCCGACGCCGGCTGGTCGCGCAGCGACCACTACACCTGGGTGTCCGGGCTGCTGCTGGAGCTCGGCATCACCTCGCTCGACGAGCTCGCGGTGGTGCTCCGGGCCGCCGACGAGGAGGCGATCCGCGAGCGCATGGACTACCGCTACCCGCCCGGCGCCGTACGCCGGCTCGACGACGCCCTGCTCGCGACGTACGGCGAGGAGTACGTCGGGCTGCACGGCAACGCCCATCGCTCGGCCGCGCTGCGGGCCCGGCTCGACAAGCTGAGCGAGACCTCGCCCTAG
- the rpe gene encoding ribulose-phosphate 3-epimerase gives MGIQITPSILSADFAALGAEIARVPSADWIHVDVMDNHFVPNLTLGPAMVEALVRSTTVPVDAHLMITEPDRNSAAYVEAGASSVTFHVEAAAAPVRLAREIRRLGARASMALKPATPIDPYEDLLAELDTVLLMTVEPGFGGQTFLELCLPKIRRCRELMDKHGVQTWLQVDGGISLETIERCAEAGADVFVAGSAVFDADDPDAMVAALRERAVTATT, from the coding sequence GTGGGCATCCAGATCACTCCCAGCATCCTGTCCGCCGACTTCGCTGCGCTCGGCGCCGAGATCGCCCGGGTCCCCAGCGCGGACTGGATCCACGTCGACGTGATGGACAACCACTTCGTGCCCAACCTGACCCTCGGTCCGGCCATGGTCGAGGCCCTGGTCAGGAGTACGACGGTGCCGGTCGACGCGCACCTGATGATCACCGAGCCCGACCGCAACTCCGCGGCGTACGTCGAGGCGGGCGCGTCCAGCGTGACCTTCCACGTGGAGGCGGCCGCGGCGCCGGTGCGCCTGGCGCGCGAGATCCGCAGGCTGGGGGCCCGGGCCAGCATGGCGCTCAAGCCGGCCACCCCGATCGACCCCTACGAGGACCTGCTCGCCGAGCTCGACACGGTGCTGCTGATGACCGTCGAGCCGGGGTTCGGTGGCCAGACCTTCCTCGAGCTGTGCCTGCCCAAGATCCGGCGCTGTCGCGAGCTGATGGACAAGCACGGCGTCCAGACCTGGCTCCAGGTCGACGGCGGAATCAGCCTGGAGACCATCGAGCGGTGTGCCGAGGCCGGCGCCGACGTGTTCGTGGCCGGCTCCGCGGTGTTCGACGCTGACGACCCCGACGCGATGGTGGCCGCTCTGCGCGAGCGCGCTGTGACCGCCACCACCTGA
- the ribD gene encoding bifunctional diaminohydroxyphosphoribosylaminopyrimidine deaminase/5-amino-6-(5-phosphoribosylamino)uracil reductase RibD — translation MDTNGRFGEAEEAAMRRALALAATDGVPLGPNPRVGCVLLGAAGDLLAEGYHRGAGTPHAEADALAQVDGRAPGATAVVTLEPCNHTGRTGPCARALLDAGVRRVVIAQRDTNPVATGGVDTLLAAGVEVESGLLVDEARALNQVWTFAVEHGRPFVTWKFATTLDGRSAAADGTSRWVSSLAARRDTHELRARCDTMLVGTNTVAVDNPLLTVRDAEDRPLPRQPLRVVMGERSLDPAHRVFGPEAETLHLHTRDPGAALTELFARDRQHVFLEGGPTLAAAFVRAGLVDEVVAYVAPMLLGAGRPAVGDLGIPTISKALHLDVTDVTVLEPAKPGDDTDVRITMRRA, via the coding sequence ATGGACACCAACGGGCGGTTCGGCGAAGCCGAGGAGGCCGCGATGCGTCGCGCCCTCGCGCTCGCCGCGACCGACGGCGTACCCCTCGGTCCCAACCCCCGTGTCGGCTGCGTGCTCCTCGGTGCCGCGGGCGACCTCCTCGCGGAGGGCTACCACCGCGGTGCCGGCACCCCGCATGCCGAGGCGGACGCCCTCGCCCAGGTGGATGGCCGGGCGCCCGGGGCCACCGCCGTGGTGACCCTCGAGCCCTGCAACCACACCGGTCGCACGGGCCCCTGCGCCCGGGCCCTGCTCGACGCCGGCGTACGTCGCGTGGTGATCGCCCAGCGCGACACCAACCCGGTCGCGACCGGCGGGGTCGACACCCTGCTGGCCGCCGGGGTGGAGGTCGAGTCCGGCCTGCTGGTCGACGAGGCACGGGCGCTCAACCAGGTCTGGACGTTCGCCGTGGAGCACGGCCGGCCCTTCGTCACCTGGAAGTTCGCCACGACCCTCGACGGTCGCAGTGCGGCGGCCGACGGCACCAGCCGCTGGGTCTCGAGCCTCGCGGCCCGCCGTGACACGCACGAGCTGCGCGCCCGGTGCGACACCATGCTGGTCGGCACCAACACGGTGGCCGTCGACAACCCGCTCCTGACCGTGCGCGACGCCGAGGACCGGCCGCTGCCGCGCCAGCCGCTCCGGGTGGTGATGGGGGAGCGCTCGCTCGACCCGGCCCACCGGGTCTTCGGACCCGAGGCGGAGACGCTGCACCTGCACACCCGCGACCCCGGCGCCGCGCTCACCGAGCTGTTCGCCCGCGACCGGCAGCACGTCTTCCTCGAGGGTGGCCCCACCCTCGCGGCCGCCTTCGTCCGCGCCGGCCTGGTCGACGAGGTGGTGGCCTACGTCGCGCCGATGCTGCTCGGCGCCGGTCGCCCGGCCGTCGGCGACCTGGGCATCCCCACGATCTCGAAGGCGTTGCACCTCGACGTGACCGACGTGACCGTGCTGGAGCCCGCGAAGCCCGGCGACGACACCGACGTCCGGATCACCATGAGGAGGGCCTGA